A single region of the Thermoanaerobacterium aotearoense genome encodes:
- a CDS encoding carbohydrate ABC transporter permease produces the protein MEFLKQNFKKNRLAYILILPAIVAMLMIHFVPMIEGLYISLLNLNQYTLLKFLHAPFVGFQNFYKILFDPTSTLRIGFLDAVRNTIIYTIVVNFGVLVIGMLLALVLNQEFKGRGIARTMLLLPWVVPSYVVGILWGFMWQQDNGIINKILVNYLHLLSYKPFWLIGSNVIVAIIIPTIWRSFPMTMIMLLAGLQSISSDFYEAAEIDGATGWQKFYYVTLPFLRPVIGTLLLFGMIGSIYSYNIVAMMFGNGSGFPGEWGDLIMTNITRNSFNMWQFGTGAAASVLLMITVLMLTGIWYKIFKDSLTMN, from the coding sequence ATGGAATTTTTGAAGCAAAATTTTAAGAAAAATAGGTTAGCATATATACTGATACTTCCTGCAATCGTTGCAATGCTTATGATTCATTTTGTCCCAATGATAGAAGGTCTATATATATCATTACTTAATTTAAATCAGTATACTTTATTAAAATTTTTACACGCACCATTTGTAGGATTTCAAAATTTTTATAAAATTTTGTTTGATCCTACAAGCACTTTGAGAATAGGCTTTTTAGATGCAGTAAGAAATACTATTATCTATACGATTGTTGTTAATTTTGGAGTACTTGTTATTGGCATGTTACTTGCATTGGTATTAAATCAAGAGTTTAAGGGAAGGGGTATAGCAAGAACAATGCTTTTACTTCCATGGGTTGTTCCATCATATGTTGTTGGAATTTTGTGGGGATTTATGTGGCAGCAAGATAATGGCATTATAAACAAAATACTTGTAAATTATTTACATTTATTGTCTTATAAGCCATTTTGGCTCATAGGCTCAAATGTAATTGTAGCAATAATAATTCCTACAATTTGGCGTTCTTTTCCAATGACTATGATAATGCTTTTAGCAGGTTTACAGTCCATATCAAGTGATTTTTACGAAGCTGCAGAAATAGATGGTGCTACAGGATGGCAAAAATTTTACTATGTCACTCTTCCATTTTTAAGACCAGTTATAGGAACACTTTTATTATTTGGAATGATTGGTAGTATCTATTCCTATAACATAGTTGCAATGATGTTTGGAAATGGTTCAGGATTTCCTGGAGAGTGGGGAGACTTAATTATGACAAATATAACTAGGAATTCATTCAATATGTGGCAATTTGGAACTGGTGCTGCTGCATCTGTTTTATTAATGATTACTGTTTTAATGTTAACCGGGATATGGTATAAAATTTTTAAAGATTCTTTAACAATGAATTGA
- a CDS encoding family 1 glycosylhydrolase — MEGAYDEDGTIPSIRDTFPKTEGKVYDYNIGDFACDYYLFVRMI, encoded by the coding sequence ATAGAAGGTGCGTATGATGAAGATGGAACTATTCCATCTATAAGGGATACATTTCCAAAAACTGAAGGAAAGGTATATGATTACAATATTGGTGATTTTGCATGTGACTATTATCTTTTTGTAAGGATGATATAA
- a CDS encoding transposase, which translates to MYQLQQVLNIIDLFTSQPKIDFYTSLFSNLDLSSIPEFPPSKFGPRGYSRHALFRAIIVMKAEKFGEISDLIDYLNNNLIIAHLCGFDITKKLPSYWTFDRFLKNFDHKYLSYVMQNQVNILKDFGLISGESISLDSTPIKANTKFNNPKCFSKNKFSKDNQPKSDKDCRLGVHTASNDSSNKNFEFYWGYKNHIIIDSLSGLPIAEVTTPANIPDFDAAIPLLSETNNWFNLEGVNFIADKGYDVKKVYSFVRDTLHGHCFIPLNKRGSKTHKLTDDGHVVCDAGIPMIKDGKEYFDGFIKQKHRCKYYKSKNDSLCPCHHPKYFNGKKYRGCIKYTSISTDYRSSIDRNSIYFKSKYKLRTESERYNSRFKALDFERAYVRNIDSVSNLNTFGHITLLTLAIVAYKSGNIDKIKSLDGLKRLA; encoded by the coding sequence ATGTACCAGCTTCAACAAGTTTTAAACATTATTGACCTTTTTACTTCTCAACCTAAAATTGATTTTTATACTTCTTTATTTAGCAATCTTGATTTGTCTTCCATTCCTGAATTCCCGCCTTCTAAATTTGGCCCTAGAGGTTATTCTCGTCATGCCCTCTTTAGAGCCATCATTGTTATGAAAGCTGAGAAATTCGGTGAGATTTCTGATCTCATTGATTATCTTAATAATAATCTTATTATTGCTCACCTCTGCGGTTTTGATATTACTAAAAAGTTGCCCTCTTATTGGACTTTTGATCGTTTCCTTAAAAATTTTGATCATAAATATTTGTCTTATGTTATGCAGAATCAAGTTAATATTCTTAAGGATTTCGGCCTTATTTCTGGTGAATCTATTTCTTTGGATTCTACTCCTATTAAGGCTAATACTAAGTTCAATAATCCTAAGTGTTTTTCTAAAAATAAATTCTCTAAAGATAATCAGCCTAAGTCTGACAAGGATTGTAGACTTGGTGTTCATACTGCTTCTAATGATTCTTCTAATAAAAATTTTGAATTTTATTGGGGATATAAAAACCATATTATTATTGATTCTTTGTCTGGTCTTCCTATTGCTGAAGTAACCACTCCTGCTAATATCCCCGATTTTGATGCTGCAATCCCTCTTTTATCTGAAACCAACAATTGGTTTAATCTTGAAGGTGTCAATTTTATTGCTGACAAAGGCTATGATGTTAAGAAAGTCTATAGTTTTGTGAGAGACACCCTCCATGGTCATTGTTTTATTCCTCTTAATAAGAGAGGCTCTAAAACGCATAAATTAACTGATGATGGTCATGTTGTCTGTGATGCAGGTATTCCAATGATTAAAGATGGTAAAGAGTATTTCGATGGTTTTATTAAGCAAAAACATCGTTGTAAATACTATAAGTCTAAAAATGATTCTCTTTGCCCATGCCATCATCCCAAATACTTTAATGGCAAAAAGTACAGGGGTTGCATTAAATATACTTCTATATCTACTGATTACAGGTCTTCAATTGATAGAAATTCTATATATTTCAAATCCAAATATAAATTAAGGACAGAATCAGAAAGATATAATTCCCGCTTTAAAGCTTTAGATTTTGAAAGGGCATACGTTAGAAACATTGATTCTGTAAGTAATTTAAATACTTTTGGCCATATTACTTTATTGACACTTGCTATTGTTGCATATAAATCAGGTAATATCGATAAAATTAAATCTCTTGATGGTTTAAAGCGTTTAGCTTAA
- a CDS encoding sugar ABC transporter substrate-binding protein, which translates to MFKKIIVTVLAVILTIGALTGCSSSTNSSGSSNTQLNEQNGTKEKVTLNVWIMPNSPSPDKDFLDVVKPFTDTHPNINVKVTVIDWGSAWTKITTAATSGEAPDVVQLGTTWVAAISSMGALEDLTSKISEVGGASVFLPSAWTTTGIKNSGVTTAIPWFVDTRGIFYRKDVFEKAGIDPKQGLNTWDSMLETAKKINNIDINGKKIAALGIPGKNDWNVLHNVAPWIWEAGGDLLTPDDQQAAFNNDTALKGLDFYTNFAVEGLVPKATLEKNTADIESNFANGDYAMIIDGPWMIKNFETPSDKGGMGDSPIAKDYGVVPLPQGPAGRFSYFGGSDLAIFKSSKNKNEAFELIKYLVSKEAQVAYSKVSGQLPAVKEAFNDPFIANDPNRSVFKEIAEYGRSYPAIPAWGSIENIMVKHIGTVWDDVAGVNGKFNPNMIKNEMDRAAEEVNGALKQSQ; encoded by the coding sequence ATGTTTAAAAAAATTATTGTCACAGTGCTTGCAGTAATTTTGACAATTGGAGCATTAACAGGATGTTCATCTTCTACTAATAGTAGTGGTAGTAGTAACACTCAATTGAATGAGCAAAATGGTACTAAAGAAAAAGTTACTTTAAATGTCTGGATAATGCCTAATAGTCCGTCACCTGACAAAGATTTTTTAGATGTTGTGAAACCATTTACAGACACTCATCCTAATATAAACGTAAAGGTTACAGTTATTGATTGGGGATCTGCATGGACTAAAATAACGACAGCAGCAACAAGTGGAGAAGCTCCGGACGTAGTTCAACTTGGTACAACATGGGTTGCAGCAATTTCTTCAATGGGTGCTCTTGAAGATTTAACTTCGAAAATTTCTGAAGTGGGTGGTGCATCGGTGTTTTTACCTTCAGCATGGACAACGACAGGTATAAAAAATTCAGGTGTTACAACTGCAATACCATGGTTTGTTGATACAAGAGGAATATTTTACAGGAAAGATGTATTTGAAAAAGCTGGAATTGATCCAAAGCAAGGACTTAATACATGGGATTCAATGCTTGAGACAGCAAAAAAAATCAATAACATAGATATTAATGGGAAAAAAATTGCGGCATTAGGTATACCTGGCAAAAATGATTGGAATGTTTTACACAATGTAGCTCCATGGATTTGGGAAGCAGGGGGAGACTTGTTAACACCTGATGATCAACAAGCAGCTTTTAACAATGATACAGCATTAAAAGGGCTTGACTTTTATACAAATTTCGCAGTTGAAGGGCTTGTACCAAAGGCTACACTTGAAAAAAATACAGCAGATATCGAAAGTAATTTTGCAAATGGTGACTATGCAATGATAATAGATGGACCATGGATGATAAAAAATTTTGAAACACCATCAGACAAGGGAGGGATGGGTGATTCACCAATTGCTAAAGATTATGGTGTTGTACCACTTCCTCAAGGTCCTGCTGGTAGATTTTCTTACTTTGGAGGTAGCGATTTAGCAATTTTTAAATCATCAAAAAACAAAAATGAGGCTTTTGAATTAATTAAATATCTTGTTTCAAAAGAGGCACAAGTAGCATATTCTAAAGTGTCTGGACAGCTACCTGCAGTAAAAGAAGCTTTTAATGATCCATTCATTGCAAATGATCCAAATAGGTCAGTATTTAAGGAGATAGCAGAATATGGTCGTTCATACCCTGCTATTCCGGCATGGGGTTCTATTGAAAATATAATGGTTAAGCATATAGGTACGGTTTGGGATGATGTTGCTGGTGTTAATGGTAAATTTAATCCCAATATGATAAAAAATGAAATGGATAGAGCTGCAGAGGAAGTAAACGGTGCTCTAAAACAATCTCAATAA
- a CDS encoding carbohydrate ABC transporter permease translates to MIKEDVVTKRKSILKFNYREKKKIKKIISLLCLWIFVAFTVFPIIWMVISSTTNQQDLLSGDIRPSFKNILANYHDMWTNINFGMYFKNSVIIVSCTTILALSIAILAGYALARFKFIGSNLFGIATLGTQMIPGILFLLPLYLIFIQMQQTFGIKMVNTYHGIILTYSAFYIPFSIWILRGFFASIPMEIEEAARIDGCTQFSAFLRVILPLAIPGIVATAIYIFLMAWDELLFAWVLTTSADVQTIPVGIRLFVGQYQNRYDLLMAASTVVTIPIALMFFLLQKYFISGMTAGAVKG, encoded by the coding sequence TTGATTAAAGAAGACGTTGTAACTAAAAGAAAATCAATATTGAAATTTAATTATAGAGAAAAGAAAAAAATTAAAAAAATAATTTCTTTATTATGTTTGTGGATATTTGTTGCATTTACAGTTTTCCCAATTATATGGATGGTTATATCTTCAACAACAAATCAACAAGATTTACTTAGTGGTGATATAAGGCCGAGTTTTAAAAATATATTAGCTAACTATCATGATATGTGGACAAATATAAATTTTGGGATGTATTTTAAGAACAGTGTTATAATCGTTTCATGTACGACAATTTTAGCTTTGTCTATTGCAATACTTGCGGGTTATGCACTTGCTAGATTCAAGTTTATAGGTTCGAATTTGTTTGGTATTGCAACGCTTGGAACACAGATGATACCAGGGATACTATTTTTATTACCTCTATATTTAATATTTATACAAATGCAGCAAACTTTTGGAATAAAAATGGTTAATACATATCATGGGATAATATTAACTTATTCGGCTTTTTATATACCATTCAGCATATGGATTTTAAGAGGTTTTTTTGCATCTATTCCGATGGAAATAGAAGAAGCTGCAAGAATTGATGGGTGTACTCAGTTTAGTGCATTTTTAAGAGTGATATTGCCTTTAGCAATACCTGGAATCGTTGCAACCGCGATATATATATTTCTTATGGCATGGGATGAATTATTATTTGCTTGGGTACTTACTACTTCAGCAGATGTTCAAACTATTCCTGTTGGTATAAGACTTTTTGTAGGCCAATATCAGAACAGATACGATTTGCTTATGGCGGCATCTACTGTAGTTACTATACCAATTGCTCTTATGTTTTTCTTGTTGCAGAAATATTTTATTAGTGGAATGACAGCAGGTGCTGTAAAAGGATAA
- a CDS encoding carbohydrate-binding domain-containing protein produces the protein MSKIARQIITVFVTLVLAVYSIPIIGATSKQSYETEKYPYLLGNDNVKKPSVAGALQVVEKNGRKILADENGDPIQLRGMSSHGLQWFPQIINDNAFAALSKDWEANVIRLAMYVGEGGYATDSSVKDKVIQGIDLAIKNDMYVIVDWHVLNPGDPNADIYSGALDFFKEIAQKYPNDKHIIYELANEPNSNAPGVTNDLDGWEKVKSYAEPIIKMLRDTGNQNIVIVGSPNWSQRPDLAVEDPINDKNTMYSVHFYTGTHLTEEDGKPGYVFGNMVYAIEHGLPVFVTEWGTSDASGNGGPYLDEADKWLNYLNENNISWVNWSLSNKNESSAAFTPYVAGETEATNLDPGPDQVWSIPELSVSGEYVRARIKGIPYQPIDRSKKPYKTVVWDFNDGTTQGFVVNKDSPIQSIKLSNENNMLKIDGMKDSKDVSEGNFWANVRISADEATIKPDIFGAGELMIDVVVLEPTTVSIAAVPQSTNHGWANPNRAVIATPDDFALQLDGTYEATLIITKDDAPNLEAIATDTSDNTLTNIILFVGVENEDTVYIDNITVSGNRTVVEQPVKNDPLGTAMLPSDFEDMTRQGWDWDQSSGVKSALTIQESNGSHALSWEVQYPDVKPIDNWASAPRLILRNINATRGDNKYLAFDFYLNPSRANKGSLAINLAFAPPSLGYWAQESDTYNIPLESLSQLSKTNDGLYHFKVSFDLDKIADNKAIAPDTVLRDIIIVVADENSDFIGRMYLDNVKFEVDNQSQNGNSSSNVSASSSYTSNSVNEKQQDVIIISGNSVSKIDEDSIMNDIKDTSTNEIVFDLTKVGDSNQKVLEVPVSILVLAYENNKNIVVNSGEMKFELARQSIKLDGLSDSVKFHITNNENSNNGELMPITNSYIIKITSGDKDVEMTLPIILSLNVNRAKDIRKIGIYSYDESNGQWKYLGGSVDKSTKTITYDAISSSVYAVFELEKNFKDVNSDFWAEDVISVLAAKHIVSGENSNNFAPNDKITRAEFASMAVRALGISETSYKGEFNDVKGDSWYAGAIQAAYGAGIISGDGKQIRPDDPLTREEMAAIAMRIYEKLTQYSDINGNTSFTDDNEISIWAKNAVLKAMKLQIIEGEPGNKFKPKNEATRAEAAAVIYSVLDKVGNI, from the coding sequence ATGAGCAAGATAGCGAGACAGATAATAACTGTTTTCGTGACCCTTGTACTGGCAGTATATTCTATCCCTATTATTGGGGCAACCAGTAAGCAAAGTTATGAGACTGAAAAGTATCCATACTTACTTGGAAATGATAATGTAAAAAAACCATCTGTAGCAGGAGCTTTACAAGTTGTCGAAAAGAATGGACGGAAAATACTTGCAGATGAGAATGGAGATCCAATACAACTTCGTGGCATGAGCTCTCATGGATTGCAGTGGTTTCCGCAAATTATTAATGATAATGCCTTCGCAGCACTTTCTAAAGATTGGGAGGCAAATGTAATACGACTTGCAATGTATGTTGGCGAAGGAGGATATGCTACAGATTCAAGTGTTAAAGATAAGGTAATACAAGGTATCGATTTGGCTATTAAGAATGACATGTATGTTATTGTTGACTGGCATGTACTTAATCCTGGCGATCCAAATGCAGATATATATAGCGGAGCTTTGGATTTTTTCAAAGAGATAGCGCAAAAATATCCAAACGATAAGCATATTATTTACGAATTGGCAAATGAGCCTAATTCAAATGCTCCAGGTGTTACAAATGATCTGGATGGCTGGGAAAAAGTAAAATCTTACGCAGAACCTATCATCAAAATGCTAAGAGATACGGGAAATCAAAATATTGTAATTGTCGGCAGTCCAAATTGGAGTCAGCGTCCAGATTTGGCAGTGGAAGATCCTATTAATGATAAAAATACTATGTATTCAGTGCATTTTTATACAGGTACTCATCTTACGGAAGAGGATGGCAAACCAGGATATGTTTTTGGTAACATGGTATATGCAATTGAACATGGCCTTCCTGTTTTTGTAACGGAGTGGGGTACAAGTGATGCAAGCGGAAATGGTGGACCTTATTTAGATGAGGCTGATAAGTGGCTTAATTACTTAAATGAAAACAATATCAGCTGGGTCAATTGGTCACTTTCTAACAAAAATGAGAGTTCTGCAGCTTTTACACCTTATGTGGCAGGAGAAACTGAAGCAACTAATTTAGACCCAGGACCTGATCAAGTATGGAGCATCCCAGAGCTTAGTGTTTCTGGAGAATATGTTCGTGCACGCATAAAAGGAATTCCGTATCAACCAATTGATCGTTCAAAAAAACCATATAAAACAGTAGTATGGGATTTTAACGATGGAACGACTCAAGGGTTTGTTGTAAATAAAGATAGTCCTATACAAAGCATCAAATTGTCAAATGAAAATAACATGTTAAAAATTGATGGTATGAAGGATAGTAAAGATGTTTCTGAAGGAAATTTTTGGGCGAATGTACGTATTTCGGCTGATGAGGCAACTATAAAGCCAGATATATTTGGAGCAGGTGAGTTGATGATAGATGTAGTTGTTTTAGAGCCTACTACTGTGTCAATTGCTGCTGTTCCGCAGAGTACCAATCATGGATGGGCTAACCCTAATCGTGCTGTCATAGCTACTCCGGATGATTTTGCGTTACAGTTGGATGGCACATATGAAGCTACTTTGATTATAACTAAAGACGATGCTCCAAATCTTGAAGCTATTGCAACAGATACGAGTGACAATACTTTGACTAATATTATTCTTTTTGTTGGTGTAGAAAATGAAGATACTGTTTATATAGATAATATTACAGTGTCAGGAAATCGTACAGTTGTTGAGCAGCCGGTTAAAAATGATCCATTGGGGACTGCGATGTTACCATCAGATTTTGAGGATATGACTCGTCAAGGCTGGGATTGGGATCAATCATCAGGAGTAAAAAGTGCACTTACTATACAAGAATCAAATGGTTCCCATGCCTTATCATGGGAAGTTCAATACCCTGATGTAAAACCTATTGATAATTGGGCTTCTGCGCCTCGTCTAATTCTTCGAAACATTAATGCTACCAGAGGTGATAATAAGTATTTGGCATTTGATTTTTACCTTAATCCAAGCCGTGCAAATAAAGGTTCGCTGGCGATTAATTTGGCTTTTGCACCTCCAAGTTTAGGTTATTGGGCTCAAGAATCTGACACATATAATATACCGTTAGAATCGCTATCTCAGCTTTCGAAAACGAATGATGGATTGTATCACTTTAAAGTTAGCTTTGACCTTGATAAAATTGCGGATAATAAAGCAATTGCACCAGATACTGTTTTACGCGATATAATCATAGTCGTTGCTGATGAGAACAGTGACTTTATTGGTAGAATGTATTTAGACAATGTAAAATTTGAGGTAGATAACCAATCACAAAATGGTAATAGTAGTTCAAATGTATCTGCATCTTCATCGTATACATCAAATTCAGTCAATGAAAAGCAACAAGATGTAATAATAATATCTGGTAACAGTGTATCAAAAATTGATGAAGATAGTATAATGAATGATATAAAAGATACGAGCACAAATGAAATAGTTTTTGATCTTACAAAAGTTGGAGATAGTAATCAAAAAGTTCTTGAAGTGCCAGTAAGTATTTTGGTTTTAGCATATGAAAACAATAAGAACATAGTAGTAAACTCTGGTGAAATGAAATTTGAATTAGCAAGACAATCTATAAAATTAGATGGGTTAAGCGATTCTGTAAAATTTCATATAACTAATAATGAAAATAGTAATAATGGTGAACTTATGCCTATTACAAATTCATACATCATAAAAATAACTTCAGGTGACAAAGATGTAGAGATGACGTTACCAATTATTTTGTCATTAAATGTAAATAGAGCAAAAGATATAAGAAAAATAGGAATTTACAGCTATGATGAATCGAATGGTCAGTGGAAATATTTAGGTGGAAGTGTAGATAAAAGTACGAAGACAATAACATATGATGCGATATCATCGTCGGTTTATGCAGTATTTGAATTAGAAAAGAACTTTAAAGATGTTAATAGTGATTTTTGGGCTGAAGATGTAATAAGCGTACTTGCAGCAAAGCACATTGTAAGTGGAGAAAACAGCAATAATTTTGCACCTAATGACAAGATTACAAGAGCTGAATTTGCATCAATGGCTGTAAGAGCATTAGGAATTTCTGAAACATCGTATAAAGGAGAATTTAACGATGTAAAAGGTGACTCATGGTATGCGGGTGCTATACAAGCTGCATATGGTGCAGGCATTATAAGTGGTGATGGTAAACAAATAAGACCTGATGACCCATTGACAAGAGAGGAAATGGCTGCTATTGCAATGAGAATATATGAGAAATTAACTCAGTATAGTGACATAAATGGAAATACTTCTTTCACTGATGATAATGAGATAAGTATTTGGGCAAAAAATGCAGTTTTAAAAGCCATGAAGCTTCAAATTATCGAAGGAGAGCCGGGCAACAAATTTAAACCTAAAAATGAAGCTACAAGAGCGGAAGCAGCAGCGGTTATATATAGTGTTTTGGATAAAGTAGGTAATATATAA